A single window of Paenibacillus sp. SYP-B4298 DNA harbors:
- a CDS encoding HD-GYP domain-containing protein, whose amino-acid sequence MPTVLLHQVKVGDKLIEDVQTKLGGTLFHKGKIIMPRELEILQAFMITSVTIEEREGAADQAPGAPTVAVKEEAAVKKSLSPPTSPPTSFHHEYTSCVELLKKVHHQYSPGQAFPILEIRKQLEALIGYIDEYNVLTFSPPNMKIEDYLFHNSVLSALSCYLLAQWGGFPQRDWIPAAMSGLFHDIGNVKVDRELLYKPSSLTAEEWEEIRQHTVYGYQLLKGVPAINEGVKLASLQHHERVDGSGYPLGMGGDKIHPYAKIVAVADIFHAMTLKRFYREPTSPYLVLEEIEKESFGRLDPALVRVFIEKVTQFHNGVVVRLNDGRVGEIVFSDRNHLTRPWVSVNGTIINLTLERQYYIQEIIKL is encoded by the coding sequence ATGCCGACAGTATTGCTTCATCAAGTTAAAGTAGGCGATAAGCTGATTGAGGATGTTCAAACCAAGCTGGGGGGGACATTGTTTCATAAAGGGAAAATCATCATGCCTAGAGAGCTGGAGATTTTGCAAGCCTTTATGATCACTTCGGTAACAATTGAAGAACGGGAGGGGGCTGCAGATCAGGCACCAGGCGCGCCGACAGTTGCAGTCAAGGAGGAGGCGGCAGTGAAAAAGTCGCTCTCGCCTCCAACCTCACCTCCAACAAGCTTTCATCACGAGTATACAAGCTGCGTCGAATTATTAAAAAAAGTGCATCATCAATACTCCCCTGGGCAAGCTTTTCCGATCCTTGAGATCAGGAAGCAGCTAGAGGCGCTGATTGGCTATATTGACGAGTATAATGTGCTGACCTTTAGTCCGCCTAATATGAAGATAGAAGATTATTTGTTTCATAATAGTGTCCTGTCCGCCTTGAGCTGCTATCTTCTGGCTCAATGGGGAGGATTCCCCCAGCGGGACTGGATTCCAGCGGCCATGTCAGGGCTATTCCATGACATCGGCAATGTAAAGGTAGACCGGGAGCTGCTCTACAAGCCTTCCTCTCTCACGGCTGAGGAGTGGGAGGAGATCAGGCAGCACACGGTATATGGCTACCAACTCCTCAAGGGCGTGCCCGCGATTAATGAGGGCGTCAAGCTGGCTTCTCTGCAGCATCATGAGCGGGTTGACGGGAGTGGCTACCCACTAGGGATGGGGGGCGACAAGATTCATCCCTATGCCAAGATTGTTGCCGTCGCTGATATTTTCCATGCCATGACATTGAAACGCTTCTACAGAGAGCCTACATCTCCTTACCTCGTGCTGGAAGAAATCGAGAAGGAATCATTCGGCAGGCTTGATCCTGCTCTGGTACGAGTGTTCATAGAGAAGGTGACACAGTTCCATAATGGTGTCGTGGTGAGGCTGAATGATGGCAGAGTAGGCGAGATTGTCTTCTCCGACCGCAATCATCTGACGCGGCCATGGGTATCGGTGAATGGAACCATCATTAATCTAACGCTAGAAAGACAGTATTACATTCAGGAAATTATAAAGCTATAA
- the gyrB gene encoding DNA topoisomerase (ATP-hydrolyzing) subunit B: MSLNQQHTYDENQIQVLEGLEAVRKRPGMYIGSTSGKGLHHLVWEVVDNSIDEALAGFCTKIDVIIHEDNSITVIDNGRGIPVGENAKLKKSTLEVVMTVLHAGGKFGGEGYKVSGGLHGVGVSVVNALSEHLIVQVKRDGLIHQQEYRRGAAQYDLKVVGEASDTGTEIRFKPDPEIFTETTVYEYEILQSRIRELAFLNKGIEITLLDERTGSSKSYKYDGGLIEFVKYLNRTREALHEQPIYVEGSKDHIHVEISLQYNDSYTENIHSFANNINTHEGGTHESGFKSALTRIINDYARKTGIIKDNTSNLSGDDVREGLTAIISVKIPEPQFEGQTKTKLGNSEVRGIVESFFAEKLQEFLDENPSVSKRILEKGLQAARAREAARKARELTRRKSALEVSSLPGKLADCSSKDASISELYIVEGDSAGGSAKQGRDRHFQAILPLRGKILNVEKARLDRILGNAEIRAIITALGTGIGDDFDIAKARYHKIIIMTDADVDGAHIRTLLLTFFYRYMRKIIEAGFIYIAQPPLFKIERNKTVRYAQSERERDQIISEFGEGAKVNVQRYKGLGEMNATQLWETTMDPESRTMLQVTIEEAIEADVVFDTLMGDNVEPRRDFIQTYAKTVKNLDI, encoded by the coding sequence ATGTCTTTGAATCAGCAGCATACGTATGATGAGAACCAGATTCAGGTTCTTGAGGGGCTGGAAGCCGTTCGCAAACGGCCGGGGATGTATATTGGCTCCACCAGCGGCAAAGGGCTGCACCATTTGGTATGGGAAGTTGTAGACAATAGCATCGACGAGGCGCTTGCCGGCTTTTGTACGAAGATCGATGTCATCATCCATGAAGACAACAGCATCACCGTTATCGATAATGGCCGCGGTATCCCGGTGGGCGAGAATGCCAAGCTGAAAAAGTCGACCCTGGAGGTCGTTATGACGGTGCTGCATGCCGGCGGCAAGTTCGGCGGCGAGGGCTACAAGGTATCCGGGGGCTTGCACGGTGTCGGCGTATCGGTCGTGAATGCATTGTCGGAGCATCTGATTGTCCAGGTGAAGCGGGATGGGCTGATCCACCAGCAGGAATACCGCCGCGGCGCAGCGCAGTATGATCTGAAAGTGGTCGGAGAAGCGAGTGACACCGGTACCGAGATCCGCTTCAAGCCGGACCCGGAGATTTTCACAGAGACGACGGTATACGAATACGAGATTCTGCAATCCCGCATACGTGAGCTTGCATTTCTGAACAAAGGCATTGAAATTACACTGCTTGATGAACGGACAGGCTCAAGCAAATCCTACAAGTATGACGGCGGGCTTATTGAGTTTGTTAAGTATCTCAACCGTACTCGCGAAGCGCTTCACGAGCAGCCGATCTATGTTGAGGGCTCCAAGGATCACATCCATGTAGAGATCTCGCTGCAGTACAATGACAGCTACACGGAGAATATTCACTCCTTCGCCAATAATATCAATACCCACGAAGGCGGCACGCATGAGTCGGGCTTCAAGAGCGCGCTGACACGCATCATTAACGATTATGCGCGCAAGACAGGTATCATTAAGGACAACACGTCCAATCTGTCTGGGGATGATGTCCGTGAAGGCCTGACAGCGATTATCTCTGTCAAGATACCTGAGCCGCAGTTCGAGGGGCAGACAAAGACGAAGCTCGGTAACAGCGAGGTGCGTGGTATCGTTGAATCGTTCTTTGCAGAGAAGCTGCAGGAGTTCCTCGATGAGAACCCGTCCGTCTCCAAGCGGATTCTGGAGAAGGGGCTGCAGGCGGCCAGAGCGCGCGAGGCTGCGCGCAAGGCGCGCGAGCTGACACGCCGTAAGAGCGCGCTCGAGGTCAGTTCATTGCCTGGGAAATTAGCGGACTGCTCATCCAAGGATGCATCGATCAGCGAGCTGTATATCGTCGAAGGCGATTCGGCGGGCGGGTCGGCCAAGCAGGGGCGTGACCGGCATTTTCAGGCGATCTTGCCGCTGCGCGGCAAAATCCTCAACGTGGAGAAGGCGCGTCTTGACCGGATTCTAGGCAATGCTGAGATCCGCGCGATTATTACGGCGCTGGGTACGGGCATCGGCGACGATTTCGATATTGCGAAGGCGCGGTATCACAAAATTATTATTATGACGGACGCAGACGTTGACGGCGCGCATATCCGCACGCTGCTCCTCACCTTCTTTTATCGCTACATGCGCAAAATTATCGAGGCGGGCTTTATCTACATCGCTCAGCCGCCGCTGTTCAAGATTGAGCGCAATAAGACGGTTCGCTATGCGCAGAGCGAGCGCGAGCGCGACCAGATCATCTCCGAGTTTGGCGAAGGCGCCAAGGTCAATGTTCAGCGGTACAAGGGCTTGGGCGAGATGAACGCGACCCAGTTGTGGGAGACGACGATGGACCCTGAGAGCCGGACGATGCTGCAGGTGACGATAGAGGAAGCGATTGAGGCGGATGTTGTGTTTGATACGCTTATGGGCGACAATGTCGAGCCACGGCGTGATTTCATCCAAACCTACGCGAAGACCGTTAAGAATCTGGATATCTAG
- the gyrA gene encoding DNA gyrase subunit A — MAEEQRSQIRDRDIGVEMRESFMDYAMSIIVSRALPDVRDGLKPVHRRILYAMSELGMSPDKPYKKSARIVGEVIGKYHPHGDSAVYESMVRMAQDFSLRYMLIDGHGNFGSIDGDMAAAMRYTEARLSKIAMEMLRDINKETIDFAPNYDGEEQEPTVLPARFPNLLVNGVSGIAVGMATNIPPHNLVEIIDGVQALIDNPDITPIELMEFVKGPDFPTAGIVMGREGIRQAYTTGRGSVTMRSRASIEDNGGKARIIVHEIPYQVNKARLVEKIAELVREKKIDGITDLRDESDRNGMRIVIELRRDVNPNIVLNNLYKHTQMQSNFGFNMLALVNGEPKLLNLKDVLYHYLQHQIEVIRRRTEFDLKKARARAHILEGLRIALDHLDEVIALIRSSQTADEAREGLINRFELSYEQAQAILDMRLQRLTGLERDKIEAEYAELLRKIAEYEAILADEKLVLAIISEELIEVKERFGDERRTEIAVGENEILDEDLIPQEDVIISITHTGYVKRLPVTTYRSQKRGGRGVMGMDTKEDDFVEHLFVSNTHQFLLFFTDKGKVYRLKAYEIPELSRTARGTPIINLIQIEQGETVNAVIPVQSFDSDQYLFFGTRQGVVKKTSLDDYINIRKVGLIAISLREDDDLISVKLTDGKQEIIMGTAQGMSIRYSESDVRPMGRSATGVKGIQLDENDYVIDMDVITPGNDVLIVTSKGYGKRTPVEEYRSQTRGGKGIKTMNVTDRNGPIVGLKVVNNEEDLMIMTSSGTLIRTSIAGISTMGRNTQGVKLINIREDDMVATVSRVDRNEDTENSDADEQAISEESNETPSEE, encoded by the coding sequence ATGGCGGAAGAGCAACGTTCCCAAATACGAGATCGTGATATTGGCGTCGAGATGCGAGAATCGTTCATGGATTATGCCATGAGCATTATCGTCAGCCGTGCACTGCCCGATGTCAGAGACGGGCTGAAGCCGGTTCACCGCCGTATCCTGTATGCGATGTCGGAGCTGGGCATGTCACCGGATAAGCCATACAAGAAATCCGCCAGAATCGTGGGCGAAGTCATCGGCAAATACCACCCGCACGGCGATTCAGCCGTCTATGAATCTATGGTCAGGATGGCGCAGGATTTCTCGCTGCGCTATATGCTGATTGATGGACACGGGAACTTTGGTTCCATTGACGGCGATATGGCGGCTGCGATGCGGTATACAGAGGCGCGGCTATCGAAGATTGCGATGGAGATGCTGCGCGACATCAACAAGGAGACGATCGATTTCGCTCCGAACTATGACGGCGAGGAGCAGGAGCCGACGGTGCTGCCTGCCCGGTTCCCGAATCTGCTCGTCAACGGCGTGTCTGGTATTGCGGTCGGCATGGCGACCAATATCCCGCCGCATAACCTGGTGGAGATCATCGATGGCGTGCAGGCTCTGATAGACAATCCGGATATTACGCCGATTGAGCTGATGGAGTTTGTGAAGGGACCGGACTTCCCGACAGCGGGGATTGTTATGGGACGGGAGGGCATCCGTCAGGCGTACACAACTGGTCGTGGCTCGGTAACGATGCGCTCCAGAGCAAGCATTGAGGATAACGGCGGCAAAGCGCGGATCATCGTGCACGAAATTCCATACCAAGTGAACAAGGCCAGATTGGTGGAGAAGATCGCTGAGCTGGTTCGGGAGAAGAAGATTGACGGCATTACCGATCTGCGCGATGAATCCGATCGCAACGGGATGCGGATTGTCATCGAGCTTAGGCGGGATGTTAATCCTAATATCGTGCTGAACAATCTCTACAAGCATACACAGATGCAGTCCAATTTCGGCTTCAATATGCTGGCACTGGTGAACGGCGAGCCGAAGCTGCTGAATCTGAAGGATGTGCTGTATCACTATCTGCAGCACCAGATTGAGGTTATCCGTAGACGGACAGAGTTTGATCTGAAGAAGGCGCGTGCCCGCGCACACATTCTGGAGGGCTTGCGGATTGCGCTTGATCATCTGGATGAGGTGATCGCGCTCATTCGCTCCTCGCAGACTGCTGACGAGGCGCGTGAGGGTCTGATTAATCGATTCGAGCTCAGCTATGAACAGGCTCAGGCGATTCTGGATATGCGTCTGCAGCGTCTGACTGGACTGGAGCGCGACAAGATCGAGGCAGAGTATGCGGAGCTGCTGCGCAAGATTGCCGAATATGAAGCGATCCTGGCCGATGAGAAGCTTGTGCTGGCGATTATTAGCGAAGAGCTGATCGAGGTGAAGGAGCGCTTTGGCGATGAGCGACGCACCGAGATTGCAGTTGGCGAGAATGAGATTCTTGACGAGGATCTGATTCCGCAGGAGGATGTGATCATCTCGATCACGCATACGGGATATGTGAAGCGTCTGCCCGTTACAACCTACCGAAGCCAGAAGCGCGGCGGCCGCGGCGTAATGGGTATGGATACGAAGGAAGATGACTTCGTAGAGCATCTGTTTGTATCCAACACGCATCAGTTCCTGCTGTTCTTCACCGACAAGGGCAAGGTTTATCGGTTGAAGGCTTATGAGATTCCGGAGCTGAGCCGGACGGCAAGAGGAACGCCGATCATTAACCTGATCCAGATTGAACAGGGGGAGACGGTTAATGCGGTTATCCCTGTTCAGTCGTTCGATTCCGATCAATATCTATTCTTTGGGACGCGTCAAGGGGTAGTGAAGAAGACATCGCTTGATGATTATATCAATATCCGCAAGGTCGGTCTGATTGCTATCTCGCTGCGCGAGGATGATGACCTGATAAGCGTCAAGCTGACCGATGGCAAGCAGGAGATCATTATGGGAACCGCACAGGGCATGTCGATCCGATATTCGGAGTCGGATGTCCGGCCGATGGGTCGTTCGGCCACCGGTGTGAAGGGCATCCAGCTTGATGAGAACGATTATGTAATCGATATGGATGTCATTACCCCAGGCAATGATGTGCTGATCGTCACCTCTAAGGGCTATGGCAAGCGTACCCCTGTTGAGGAGTACCGCAGCCAGACTCGCGGCGGTAAGGGGATCAAGACGATGAATGTGACGGATCGCAATGGCCCGATCGTCGGGCTGAAGGTGGTAAACAATGAAGAGGATCTGATGATTATGACCTCATCGGGCACACTGATTCGCACAAGCATCGCCGGCATCTCAACCATGGGCCGCAATACGCAGGGCGTGAAGCTAATCAATATCCGTGAGGATGATATGGTGGCTACCGTATCCCGCGTAGATCGCAATGAGGATACAGAAAACAGCGATGCCGATGAGCAAGCTATTAGTGAAGAAAGCAACGAAACACCGTCCGAGGAATAG
- a CDS encoding YheC/YheD family protein — MAIQRVTSKWEKTNVLLRNTATQSLIPHTAKLNKERLEEMLGRYGMVYLKPNRGTFGQGVIRIEKQEGRYTSQTGTTARTYSSVDALYAALKQSTGRRLYLIQRGIHLLKHRNRRFDFRVMVQMSPSGKWETTGIIGRLAHPKKIVTNYHSGGTPLPFERLMSTHLSSSGQASYLTRLRKMGVQVAQQLQSAYPQLKEIGIDVAVDTKLEPWILEVNTMPDPYLFRRLKDRSVFRKVYRYAAAYGRFKSKRASR, encoded by the coding sequence TTGGCGATTCAGCGTGTGACAAGCAAATGGGAAAAAACGAATGTTCTCCTACGCAACACAGCCACACAAAGTCTCATTCCGCATACGGCAAAGCTGAATAAGGAACGTCTGGAGGAAATGCTGGGACGCTACGGCATGGTTTACTTGAAGCCCAATCGCGGCACCTTTGGCCAAGGGGTCATTCGGATCGAGAAGCAGGAGGGTCGCTACACCTCCCAGACCGGGACGACGGCACGCACCTATTCCAGTGTGGATGCACTGTATGCTGCACTCAAGCAGTCAACAGGCCGCCGCCTCTATCTCATTCAGCGTGGCATTCACCTGTTGAAACATCGCAATCGGCGCTTCGATTTTCGCGTCATGGTACAGATGAGTCCCAGCGGCAAATGGGAGACGACCGGCATCATTGGACGGCTGGCTCATCCCAAGAAGATCGTCACCAACTATCATAGCGGCGGCACTCCACTGCCATTCGAGCGTCTCATGTCGACACATCTGTCTTCGTCCGGCCAGGCGAGCTATCTAACCAGACTGCGCAAGATGGGCGTGCAGGTTGCACAGCAGCTTCAAAGCGCTTATCCACAGTTGAAGGAGATCGGGATCGATGTTGCAGTAGATACCAAGCTGGAGCCATGGATCTTGGAAGTCAATACGATGCCAGACCCCTACCTGTTCCGCAGGTTGAAGGACCGGAGCGTCTTCCGCAAAGTCTATCGCTATGCTGCTGCCTATGGTCGATTCAAGTCCAAGCGAGCGTCGCGTTAG